From one Lycium ferocissimum isolate CSIRO_LF1 chromosome 7, AGI_CSIRO_Lferr_CH_V1, whole genome shotgun sequence genomic stretch:
- the LOC132062716 gene encoding uncharacterized protein LOC132062716, with product MDHNMTTKHMSYGNMFRTETGYTDIEKRQLFLRSYQFSRKQSVSEKIKKSFFRVKRVIWVKLRSARKIRKLVWLRLKYGIFGYRRRRFFRRLSNSSYYNSTSGCSSSCFW from the coding sequence atggatcATAATATGACTACAAAACATATGTCTTATGGTAACATGTTCAGAACAGAAACAGGGTACACAGACATAGAAAAAAGGCAGCTATTCTTGAGAAGCTATCAATTTAGCAGGAAGCAGAGTGTAAGTGAAAAGATCaaaaagtctttctttagaGTGAAAAGGGTGATATGGGTAAAGCTCAGATCAGCAAGAAAAATCAGGAAATTGGTTTGGTTGAGGCTCAAATATGGTATCTTTGGTTATAGAAGGAGAAGGTTTTTTCGTCGACTTTCAAATTCAAGTTATTATAATAGTACTTCTGGGTGTTCATCTTCTTGTTTCTGGTAG